The DNA region ATGCGGCCTCGATGTGACGGCCGCATCAATTCGCCGCCCGGCGGGCGCGTCGCGGTCGCAAGAATCTTCCCCCATTTCGTTTCGCCCAGGAGCCAGAGGCGCGGGCGCCACGGAGAGAGTGGAGGGAGATGCGAGAGGAGGTGAGGAGCTCGTCTGGGGCGgcggccgagccgccgctggTCGTAGCCcgctcctcgtcgccgccgcacACCCCGGTGGCCAGGTACGGTGGCTGTCGCTCCAAGGGACCTCTGCTTTTGGTTGTAGATTCGTAGCTTTTGGAGCTGCTGCTTCGTTAGAGAATCGAGGTCTCAGTGCTCGGATTGGTCGTGAGGGTGTTGTTTCGGCGCAATTTTACAGGGCACAAGCGCACAAGGACCTAGGGTAGGATTCGAGGTAGGGTATGCGAAGGCCGTGCCTCAAATGTGATTGTGGAATTTTGATTAGGCTCCAGGACACTCCTATACGGGTGAAAGCATGAGATATTTGATGGCCCACATCAGCTTTAGGTTTGTAATCTGTGAACATTAAGTGTAGCTGGGTTTGTTTGCTTCTCCTTTTGGCTACAACTACAAGATGTTAGAGAactaggcaattttcggtatattttaattccaaatattactagcaatttcatggCATAAATAAGTGATAACGTGTGAATAAGATACGTGCATGTGTTTATGTTATTCTTACTAGTAAGCATGAACAAAAAGTTAAACCAGAATAGGTTTAGAATGTACCGGTTGCGCCGTtgccagctggaatagacatgctattcgactggcttTGCCTGAAGTAGCCGAACgatgtcgatgcaggaagaggttcgcagtgcagtcccacgaacggtcaccaAGAAgcagacgaagtagtcgttcgttcacgccgggaagtagacgaagtagtcgttcgttCACGCCGtaaagtagacgaagtagtcgatcagggagcgagcagtcgcgtcaagacgctccccaaaaacctgattgcccgcgtcccgtgtaggaccttcagcgagcagaggttccggaggccAGCTCTCGCTAGAGCTGTGCGCGCAGCAGTAGCGATGGGAACGGCAGAAAGCagcagagggagaagggagaggtctcctaagCAGGAGTATCTGGATCAAGTGCTGAAGTGTGTGTAGATGAGAGGAGGAAggggtggtttatataggcgtggaggtgcctcaggttcaacgaatctggacgtcgtaaagagctttgatgagcggcagttCACGCCCATGCCCACACCCTCGGCCTCGGCCTtggctcggcgaggcgagcgagcgcgcgcgcgtgtggttcaccgacctcctcttaccggcttcagaagtggtgtacacgaagtccaccctttaagtcggttgagatcctcctcaaatctCGGTACGGAATTATGcaattgattccctagcatttaatagtgggctttaaattcttttattgtATTGATTAGAataaatgggccaagcccataatTCCAACACAAGACCCCTGTGTTTGAGCTGCTAGAGTGGTTTTTGCTGCTGTATAATAAAAATTTGTGAACAGTGGCATTTGGATAACACATAACTCTGTGATTTGAACCCTTCGAGCTTGCACCGTTCGCCACTAAATATTATGATTAGGGCCATGCTGCATTTGTTCTGTTGAATTTGTGGTGCTGCTTTTTCTGCATGCTATTTTCGAGTCAATATTAGTTGGGTCACAGCACTGCATTTGAGAGGTGCAGCTTGCACAAATCAGTATAGAACTGTGGCACATTTGATGGTGTGGTACCCCTGGAGCTCATGTTGGCCTTGTTGTTGAAATTTAAATCTAGGTAGTTCAATCTCAATTCATTTTTGTGATGTTAGATTTGTAACAAAGTGCTATATTTTCTATGTTGGAGTGCTGAAACCCTCAAAATGGTAATTTCATTTGGACAAGCTAACGTCAATGTGAACCCTTTCCCCTTAGAATACATATTTTTTTCGTTGTTTCAAAGCTTGAACTGAGGCCCCCTTTGTTTTTCAGTTCTGCTGGTGCCTCATCACCTGCTATGCAAACTAACATTGGCAGACAAGCTTCCAGAGTTGACTCGTCATCACAAGTAGCTGCACATGCCTATCATCCTTCCCACAGTTTTGATGCTGCTGGAACTGCTATGGATTCTGCACCATCATGTAGACCATGGGAGCGTGGAGACTTACTTCGTCGACTGGCAACATTTAAGCCTTCAACTTGGGCTTCCAAGCCAAAGGTATCTTCCATTGCTGCAGCTGTTGCAGTGTAGAGTACTTGTGTCATGTCACATGCTTTAGGGTCTCTCTAGTGTTGTGTCTCATGTACCATATATTGCTCCTGTGGGCTGTGTATACAACTAATAGACTCGTTCATTCCTCTCCTTCACTCAAGTTACTACTGTAACTAACCCATAACACAATGATAATGTTTGTTGTGCATTTCTTGACACCTATATCATTTGCTGGTGACAATTATAAAATTCATATCATAGCTCTAAAATATAACAATCATAACATAAAGTTCTTGCTTGGATACATTGAAACTCAGACGAAGTTACTCTTTCACCCTTTCACTCATTGCAAGTGTCATTTGAATACTTTACTATGCTTGAAATTGAATGTTGCTCTCAGCAACTGTCAGGTCGCATAATTACTACCCTTGCTAACACATTTTGGTGGTCCGTGGAATATGCTTGTCCACATGATAATTTTTGTATGTGGGGCAATGCGACTGTCCTAGTTAGAGTATCCAACTTGGTAACCTACCAACCTTGTTTTTGTCTGAAGTGATGTCTGGTGCCGTGTTAGTCTGGCCAGGGATTTGCTGGATGCTTGCTTGACCTTTATAGAGATCCTTCAATTCCTGAATTTCTTAATATTAGTTATGTCATGCTAGATTACTTTTCCCAGGCGGCTAGTTCATTGGCCTGCGCTCAAAGAGGTTGGGTGAACATTGATCTGGACAAAATTGAATGCGAATCATGTGGCGCACATCTTATATTCAATGCATTGATGTCCTGGTCCCCGGTTGAAAGTAAGTTCTTTCTTGGTACACTTTTGTGATGGATTTACTACCATGCAAAGTAGCTGGTTGTTATGTGTAGTCGTTTGATGTTTCTTTGCTCTGTTCCTAACTGTAAGGGAAGAGACCACATTTTGTTTTGAGTGATCATCTATAATCTGGAGCATCAACTTAATTGCCTTTACAATAATAAGCTATCTACATGTTTGGCTAGGAAAATTGTTCATTTTAATATCTTGTGCATTTTTTTCGAACCATGGTATTGTGCATTTTCAATTATGCAATGTTTTACTTATGGCAACTAGCTTTTATCGGTGCATCATCCAATGTTAATATTTCACCCTGTAATGTATGTTGATGAGTTCAGTTTGACAGCTAGAATAGTTTAGAATGAGTCAGATCATATATGTATTCACTATTGTAAGCGCAAACCGCTAGAGGAAAGGTAATCAAGAATTAGATATACACATTTAATGGAAAATGCTTGCGCAAAAGAATTATGAACAAGGGTGAATATCTGGGGCGAGAGTGGAGTTTATATATGAGGCATGTTAAAGTGATTTCAGTCATCTCATGTGGCTATAAACAAGATGATTCCAAGTTAGAAAACTAAACAAGTCCATAAACTACTCTGATCCTGGCCCTCCATTTTCACAAGCATGTTGCATCTGAAACATCAGATAATCAGGATTCTGATCGTAGCACTGACATGCACCTTTGTCATAGAAACCATAGAGATTTTGGTTCTCACATAACAACGTGTGGATATACAATTTTGAATTATTGGTTAAGTAACATCTGACATCACCAAAATTGAAAAACCATCACTAGTCTGACTGTTATTACTTGTGTCCTACTGTTGTCCTAGGCTGGAAATAGATCAGTACATCTCTTTGCAAACTGAATTTTGTTCAGCCGTGAAACCTTTCTTTGTATGTTCTATTAGTTGCAAGTGCTGGAGAAGCCTTTGCCGAGCAGCTTGATGCAGCACACCAGAATTGTTGTCCCTGGAGAGGCAATAGCTGTGCTGACAGCTTGGTCCAGCTCCCCCTTACACAATCAGCTCTTATTGGAGGTTTTAAAGATCGCTGTGATGGGCTTTTACAGTTTACCTCTCTTCCTGTGATTGCATCATCTGCAATTGAGAACATGAGGATGACCAGGAGCGCACAAATTGACCATCTATTATCCCAGTCAATTACCTTTCTATCTGGTGTGCTGTGTTGCAAAGCAGAGAGCACAGCAGGAGTTGAAATACACCAAGATTCCTCTTGTAGCTACTCTCAAGTATGTTTCTCTCTTTTCCTGTACATGCAGTATAATTTAATTTGTGGCGCTACCGTGCTATTATTTTGCACTGCGTCCAGTATGTGTATCTTTCTTTAATTTAGGTGCCTGTTATCAATGAATTTGTAGGCACAGAAGCTTATAGGCCTGTGTGGATGGGAGCCTAGGTGGCTTCCAAATGTTCAAGACTGTGAAGAAAATTCAACCCATTCAGCTAAAAATGCACCCTCAGTTGGACCTGATGAACCATTCTATCCCCATTTTGTtgaccataacaaaaattcgttTTCTGCATCAGCCAAGAAAGATAAGGGAAAAGGCAAATTGCCCCTTAGAGATTCTGGATGCAGCATGAGGTCACCACTGTTAGATTGTAGCCTGTGTGGTGCTACAGTCAGGATGTGGGACTTTAGACCTGTGCTACGTCCTTCTCGTTTGAGTCCAAATAACATTGATGCGCCTGAAACAGGCAGAAAGCTAACACTGACACGCGGGATTAGTGCTGCTAGTGGGATCAATGAGTGGGTTACTGATGGGGTGGAAAGAGGTCAAGATGAAGGGCGTGATGAAGCAGCAACAAATGAGGGGAAATCACCATCAAATATTGGAGTAGACCTAAACCTAACAATGGCTGGAGGATTATCATCACCTCGATCTGCCACGCCTGCTGCATCCGAGCGGTTCAATAATGGAGGAATGGGAAGGGATCTTATGATTGGACAACCTACAGGCAGTGAAGTTGGTGATTGTGAGACCTCATATGAGTCCCGTGGTCCTAGTTCAAGGAAGCGTAACCTTGAGGAAGGTGGGAGCACAGCTGACAATCCACAAGACAGGCTACATCATGCCGACAGCATAGAAGGAAATTTCATTGATCGTGATGGTGAGGAAGTTGATGATGCCGCACAAGATTCAGATGTCCCGAATAAGAAGTCTCGTGGGTTTGATTTGTTTGATGCCTATCGTCCATCTTCTGGAGCTGGCCCCAGTAGAAACTTGTCCTTTGATCCTGATGTAGGTGCTGGTATGTTCAGTCACTCTAGAACTATTGACCTGGCAGTTGAGCATCCGACTGCTAGAGATTCTTTGAGGGCATCTTCTGTTATTGCAATGGATACCGTCCGTACTTCCGGGGAAGATTCTATGGAGAGTGTCGAGTATTATCCAGGCG from Panicum hallii strain FIL2 chromosome 9, PHallii_v3.1, whole genome shotgun sequence includes:
- the LOC112874433 gene encoding uncharacterized protein LOC112874433 — protein: MREEVRSSSGAAAEPPLVVARSSSPPHTPVASSAGASSPAMQTNIGRQASRVDSSSQVAAHAYHPSHSFDAAGTAMDSAPSCRPWERGDLLRRLATFKPSTWASKPKAASSLACAQRGWVNIDLDKIECESCGAHLIFNALMSWSPVEIASAGEAFAEQLDAAHQNCCPWRGNSCADSLVQLPLTQSALIGGFKDRCDGLLQFTSLPVIASSAIENMRMTRSAQIDHLLSQSITFLSGVLCCKAESTAGVEIHQDSSCSYSQAQKLIGLCGWEPRWLPNVQDCEENSTHSAKNAPSVGPDEPFYPHFVDHNKNSFSASAKKDKGKGKLPLRDSGCSMRSPLLDCSLCGATVRMWDFRPVLRPSRLSPNNIDAPETGRKLTLTRGISAASGINEWVTDGVERGQDEGRDEAATNEGKSPSNIGVDLNLTMAGGLSSPRSATPAASERFNNGGMGRDLMIGQPTGSEVGDCETSYESRGPSSRKRNLEEGGSTADNPQDRLHHADSIEGNFIDRDGEEVDDAAQDSDVPNKKSRGFDLFDAYRPSSGAGPSRNLSFDPDVGAGMFSHSRTIDLAVEHPTARDSLRASSVIAMDTVRTSGEDSMESVEYYPGDGNDIDMPSSSAHRNIEMNDVLDLNYSNQAQQSANAHAAAGSDAREIGGSSTNEGEEVINAETAPAFGRDQLSIGISGGSVGMGASHEAEIHGNAASLHRAESVVGDAEPIAELTETMGQTGESGPGPGLMDEFVPEEVNREEPHGDSQDMVSRSVGQADSGSKIYGSTKADSVESGEKIGHAIGIESSMRPSLSCNAGMCAGFDPAKDDVTQAGKILTTDGLMGLDYDPGNGLGATNGENDYESGLLEFDPVKHHNSYCPWVNGIVAAACCNNIGSSSSSSALSGWQLTIDALDTFHSLGQAQNQIMQSDSAASLYMDDQITHNRRLGRRPSVSTSYGKC